The nucleotide window CGCGCGCCGCGCTCGACGCCGAGCGGGCGCGGGTCTTCGCCGCGCTCACGCCGATCGAGCGGCTCGCGCTGGCGCGCCACCCGCGCCGTCCGTATCCGCTCGACTACGTCGCCGCGCTCGTGGAGCGGTTCGTCGAGCTGCACGGCGACCGCCGCGAGGCCGACGACCCCGCCGTCGCGGCCGGCTTCGGCGTCTTCCGCTCGCGCCCCGTCGCGGTGATCGCGCTGCAGAAGGGGCGGAGCGTGCGCGAGAAGGTGCAGCGCAACTTCGGCCGGCCGCGCCCCGCGGG belongs to bacterium and includes:
- a CDS encoding acetyl-CoA carboxylase carboxyl transferase subunit alpha (catalyzes the carboxylation of acetyl-CoA to malonyl-CoA; forms a tetramer composed of two alpha (AccA) and two beta (AccD) subunits; one of the two catalytic subunits that can form the acetyl CoA carboxylase enzyme together with a carrier protein), with amino-acid sequence MDLAFERTIQALERRAAVLAAAAERDPAAAAELVSARAALDAERARVFAALTPIERLALARHPRRPYPLDYVAALVERFVELHGDRREADDPAVAAGFGVFRSRPVAVIALQKGRSVREKVQRNFGRPRPAG